The proteins below are encoded in one region of Ferruginibacter lapsinanis:
- the uvrB gene encoding excinuclease ABC subunit UvrB: MQFNLQSPYSPAGDQPNAIKQLTEGILDGERYQTLLGVTGSGKTFTIANVIQNIQRPTLVLTHNKTLVAQLYGEFKQFFPDNAVGYFVSYYDYYQPEAYMPTSNTYIEKDLSINEELDKLRLQATAQLLSGRRDIIVVASVSCIYGMGNPVDFENGIIRIQTGQVISRQAFLHALVNSLYSRTEIEFTRGTFRVKGDTVDINLPYVDFGYRITFFGDEIESIETLELASGKRIGLVENAAIFPANLYLAPKDILQKVIYEIQDETAAQAEYFKRSGKFIEAQRITERVNYDLEMIRELGYCNGIENYSRFFDRRNPGTRPYCLLDYFPKDFICVIDESHQTIPQVSGMYGGDRSRKLNLVDYGFRLPSALDNRPLNFHEFESLLNQTIFVSATPGNFELEKTGGVVVEQVVRPTGLLDPPIEVRPSINQIDDLLDEIDKRVVKGDRVLVTTLTKRMAEEMDKYLHRINIKSKYIHSEVDTLERVEILRQLRLGEIDVLVGVNLLREGLDLPEVSLVAILDADKEGFLRNEKSLTQTAGRAARNVDGLVIFYADKMTDSMQKTIDETTRRREKQIAYNIEHGITPKTIIKSKEQVFAQGSVLDVKGYDPSNPYSIGADEELVNIAADEQVIYNTIPQLEKAISQTKKAMEKAAKDLDFMEAAKLRDEMFRMQKELGEMKK, from the coding sequence ATGCAGTTTAATCTTCAGTCACCATATTCACCAGCAGGCGATCAGCCGAATGCTATAAAGCAACTTACAGAAGGAATTCTGGATGGAGAACGATACCAAACATTGTTAGGTGTAACCGGCAGTGGTAAAACATTTACTATTGCCAATGTTATACAAAATATACAACGACCTACGCTTGTACTGACGCATAACAAAACACTGGTTGCTCAATTATATGGGGAGTTTAAACAATTTTTTCCGGATAATGCCGTAGGTTATTTTGTAAGCTACTACGATTACTATCAACCGGAGGCATATATGCCTACCAGTAATACATACATAGAAAAGGACCTTAGCATTAATGAGGAATTAGATAAATTAAGATTACAGGCAACAGCTCAATTATTAAGTGGCAGAAGAGATATCATTGTTGTTGCAAGTGTAAGCTGTATTTATGGTATGGGGAACCCGGTTGATTTTGAAAACGGGATCATCAGGATACAAACCGGGCAAGTTATTTCCAGACAAGCATTTTTGCATGCATTAGTAAACAGTTTATATAGCCGTACCGAAATTGAATTTACCAGAGGCACTTTCAGGGTAAAAGGTGATACAGTAGATATCAATCTTCCTTATGTAGATTTTGGGTATCGCATTACTTTTTTTGGCGATGAGATCGAAAGTATCGAAACGCTGGAACTGGCTTCTGGAAAGCGTATCGGACTGGTAGAGAATGCTGCCATCTTTCCTGCAAACCTATATCTTGCCCCAAAAGATATTTTGCAAAAAGTAATTTATGAGATACAGGATGAAACGGCAGCGCAAGCAGAATATTTCAAAAGAAGCGGGAAATTCATAGAAGCTCAACGTATTACGGAAAGAGTGAATTACGATTTAGAGATGATCCGTGAACTCGGTTATTGCAACGGTATAGAAAACTACTCCAGATTTTTTGACAGAAGAAACCCGGGTACAAGACCGTATTGCTTATTGGATTATTTTCCGAAAGATTTTATTTGTGTGATAGATGAAAGCCACCAAACCATTCCACAGGTAAGCGGTATGTATGGCGGCGACAGAAGCAGAAAACTTAATTTGGTTGATTACGGATTTCGTTTACCCAGTGCATTAGATAACCGTCCTTTGAATTTTCACGAATTTGAAAGTTTATTGAACCAAACCATTTTTGTTTCGGCTACGCCGGGAAATTTTGAACTGGAAAAAACCGGAGGCGTAGTAGTAGAGCAGGTTGTACGACCTACGGGCCTACTCGACCCTCCAATAGAAGTACGTCCATCTATTAATCAGATCGATGACCTACTAGATGAAATTGATAAACGTGTGGTAAAAGGCGACAGAGTATTGGTAACCACACTTACCAAACGTATGGCTGAGGAAATGGACAAATATCTTCATCGCATCAATATTAAAAGTAAATATATCCATAGTGAAGTTGATACATTAGAAAGAGTTGAAATTTTGCGTCAATTACGTTTGGGAGAAATTGATGTATTGGTAGGGGTAAATCTGTTAAGAGAAGGGTTAGATCTTCCGGAAGTATCGCTGGTAGCTATTTTAGATGCTGATAAAGAAGGATTCTTACGTAATGAGAAAAGTTTAACCCAAACTGCGGGCAGGGCTGCCCGTAATGTTGATGGCCTGGTTATTTTTTATGCAGATAAGATGACTGACAGCATGCAAAAAACCATTGATGAGACGACGAGAAGAAGAGAAAAACAGATCGCATATAATATCGAACACGGCATTACTCCAAAAACGATCATAAAAAGTAAAGAGCAGGTTTTTGCTCAGGGCTCGGTGCTGGATGTGAAAGGGTACGATCCGTCAAACCCTTATTCAATAGGCGCTGATGAGGAGTTAGTTAACATTGCTGCTGATGAACAGGTAATATATAACACCATTCCCCAACTTGAAAAGGCCATCAGCCAAACAAAAAAGGCGATGGAAAAAGCGGCTAAAGACCTTGATTTTATGGAAGCTGCTAAATTAAGAGATGAAAT
- a CDS encoding methylglyoxal synthase produces MKESRTLGTRKTIAIVAHDKKKKDVIEWAMHNKTALARHDLISTGTTGKLLEENLDRPVKKLLSGPLGGDQQIGAMIAEGKIDILIFFWDPMEAQPHDSDVKALLRLGVAWNILLACDRTTADFIFTSPLMNTDYKIDVTDYNSYLNRKVE; encoded by the coding sequence ATGAAAGAATCCAGAACACTAGGCACCAGAAAAACGATTGCCATTGTTGCTCACGACAAAAAAAAGAAAGATGTAATCGAATGGGCCATGCATAACAAGACTGCATTGGCAAGACATGACCTGATCTCTACCGGTACTACCGGAAAGTTATTAGAAGAAAATTTAGATCGTCCTGTAAAAAAATTATTAAGTGGTCCGCTTGGAGGTGACCAGCAGATCGGGGCAATGATTGCCGAAGGTAAAATTGACATTCTTATATTTTTTTGGGACCCAATGGAAGCCCAGCCACACGATAGTGACGTAAAGGCCTTACTAAGATTAGGCGTAGCCTGGAATATCTTATTAGCCTGCGACAGAACTACTGCCGATTTTATTTTTACATCCCCGTTGATGAATACTGATTACAAGATAGATGTAACAGATTACAATAGCTATCTAAACAGAAAGGTAGAATGA